The Ancylothrix sp. D3o genome segment ATTTTATGTTATTAGGTTTTATTAAATTTTTTGAGATGGTTATCTAGGTTTTAGGGGTGCAAGGAAGATTTTTAACAGAATCCTTAGCTGCCCTGGAATATAGATAGATAAGATTTTTTTGTTGTATTGAGGTTTATTTAGGTTGGTTCTCTGGCTTGAGAACCAACCTTTTTATTTGTTTGAGGAGGAGGGCGATTTATTTAGGTTGTTTAAATAACCGGCCCCTATTAATCCCGTGTTAGTTATTCGGCTGCTTCACCACCAACTACGACGTTACGAATGCGGAGACTTGGGCCGGCACAACCCACCGCCAAACCACTTTGGCCGCCTTTACCACATCCGCCAGACTCATCCCAATAGAAATCATCGCCGATGGCTTCGATATCTGCGAGAGTGCTAAAAACATTGCCAGAAAGAGTGACATCGCGCACCGGCTCTTGTAGTTCGCCATTGCGAATCATCCAGGCTTCACCGGCACTAAACGTAAACATCTCACCGTTCGTCATTCCGCCTAACCAATTGCGAGCATAAACACCTTCTTTGATATCGCTAAATAAATCTTTTACCGGCGTGTTTCCAGGCTGAATCCAGGTGTTTGTCATCCGCACAAGGGGAGGATAATGATAATTTAAACAGCGAGCATTGCCTGTTGCTTCTTCTCCTAATTTGCCGGCGGTTTCTCGTGAGTGTAACCGGCCCACAAGAACACCATCTTTAATCAATTGCGTTGTCGTGGCCGGTGTACCTTCGTCGTCATAAAAATAACTGCCGCGATGGCCTTCAGGAGCAGCACCATCAAAAATTTGCAAGTCTTTGGGGCCAAAAGCCCGCCCCAAGGTCATTACTTCTAATAAGTCTGGATTTTCATAAGCCATGTCAGCTTCCGAAAGATGACCAAAGGCTTCGTGAACAAACAGACCGCTTAAAATTGGGTCAATGACGACAGTGTAGGTGTTGCCTTTGACCGGCGGTAAGCTGAGGGCAGTAACGGCTCGCTCGGCAGCGCTGCGGACTTGGGAATCGAGGGTTGTGAGGTCTTCGTAGGCTTTGCGTGAGCCGGTGGTTTCCCGTCCGGTTTGAACGGTGCTACCGTCTCTAGCTGTGGCTGCAAAACGCATTTCCATGTCTACCCAAGATTGCTCTAAAATCGTGCCTTCGGATGTGACAAGGATGATGCGCTGGGCGCTGTCGCCGTAGCGGACTGAGGTAGTGGTAATTTTTGGGTGTACACTTCGCAATATGCCGGCGTAGTGTTCTGTGAGCGCTTTTTTGTCGGCTAAGGGTATGTTTCTGGGATCGGTGCCGGTGACGGGCACTTGGCAGATCGCTTGCACGGCTTTGATGGGTGCGAGGAGGGTTTCTTCTTCTCCGACTAGACGAGCTTGGGTTATGGCTTCTTCGATTCTTTGGGCTAAATTTCCTAAATGGTTAAAGCTGGCAAACCCCCACCCACCTTTGTAGGCAGCGCGAATTTGTCCGCCGATAGAGATACCTTGGCTGAGGGTTTCAATTTTTTCTCCCCGCAATAGGATATCGGTTCCATCGGATTCTTCGAGACGAATTGCTAAGTAATCTACACGCGA includes the following:
- a CDS encoding TldD/PmbA family protein — encoded protein: MPSLLADVKTLLSDLVDRYKSRVDYLAIRLEESDGTDILLRGEKIETLSQGISIGGQIRAAYKGGWGFASFNHLGNLAQRIEEAITQARLVGEEETLLAPIKAVQAICQVPVTGTDPRNIPLADKKALTEHYAGILRSVHPKITTTSVRYGDSAQRIILVTSEGTILEQSWVDMEMRFAATARDGSTVQTGRETTGSRKAYEDLTTLDSQVRSAAERAVTALSLPPVKGNTYTVVIDPILSGLFVHEAFGHLSEADMAYENPDLLEVMTLGRAFGPKDLQIFDGAAPEGHRGSYFYDDEGTPATTTQLIKDGVLVGRLHSRETAGKLGEEATGNARCLNYHYPPLVRMTNTWIQPGNTPVKDLFSDIKEGVYARNWLGGMTNGEMFTFSAGEAWMIRNGELQEPVRDVTLSGNVFSTLADIEAIGDDFYWDESGGCGKGGQSGLAVGCAGPSLRIRNVVVGGEAAE